Genomic DNA from Acidobacteriota bacterium:
TCTTCGGCGGGAGGCATCGGAGCCTCCTCGTCTTCGTCCTCTTCACGGCCTTCTTCGGCCATGTACTCCTCTTCAGCAATCCGGTAACCCTCGAGCACCGAGTCGGCCATCTTCGAGGTGAAGAGCCGGATTGCCCGGATCGCGTCGTCGTTGCCCGGAATGATGTAGTCGATTCCATCCGGGTCGCAGTTCGTGTCGACGACCGCCACGATCGGAATCTCCAGTTTCTTCGCCTCTCTGACCGCGATGTGTTCCTTGCGCGGATCGATGACGAAGATCGCATCGGGAAGGTCTTCCATTTCCCGGATGCCGAGGAGATTCTTCTCGAGCCGCTGTTTCTCGTTGTCCATGGCGGCTCGCTCTTTTTTCGACATTTCCTTTTCTTCATCCGCGAGGGTGCGCTCGAGCTCTTTGAGGCGCTCGATCGATTTCCTGACCGTGATGAAGTTGGTGAGTGTGCCACCGAGCCAGCGGTTGTTCACGAAGAACATTCCGCAGCGGTTCGCTTCTT
This window encodes:
- the rpsB gene encoding 30S ribosomal protein S2 gives rise to the protein MKELLEAGVHFGHQTRRWNPKMKRYIFGKRNGIYIIDLQKTLKLFREASSFVTDLASQGKRVLFVGTKRQAQDAVVEEANRCGMFFVNNRWLGGTLTNFITVRKSIERLKELERTLADEEKEMSKKERAAMDNEKQRLEKNLLGIREMEDLPDAIFVIDPRKEHIAVREAKKLEIPIVAVVDTNCDPDGIDYIIPGNDDAIRAIRLFTSKMADSVLEGYRIAEEEYMAEEGREEDEDEEAPMPPAEEAKAGETAVPVN